ATATGCTTAGTCTTACAAATACACACCTACCTTATCTCGCCTTAACGTCTCCACTATCAAGTAAGCAATTGCTGGTGATGactaaatatatttaataacaAGCATCATAAAGATCGTTAGGATAGGAATCTGCAAAAATCGGAGcgtaaataaataagcaGTTAATGGCGTAATGTTTTCACAAAATGATAACCACACTATTATAAAGccattacttttttgaCGAGATAGCATCATACAATTTATTGATAGGATTCAAGCAAAGGACCTGCAATCAGTATATAAATACGCTTCGTTTTTATGTTCAATTCGATCTTAAATTTTAGTTTGCCGATTCTATAGAACATTTTGGCATTGGagtttatgaatttttaaaaaaaacaacgcAGTCCGGCATTCTACGGTATTTGCTTTCGACGTTAATATATATCGAAACGTGGAACCATATTTTATTCACATTAATTTCCTCATCGAACCAACTCCGGTTTATCTCCTCGGACATTTATTAGATGAACCTATTCGGCTCGTGAGATTTGCTATATAAACATTACTAAATTGGGAATTGTCGttaccaattttttttgcgaTCAGGATCGACATTGGGATGCATAATCGTTTCGCTTCGTTTTagttaaacatttttttattttgcttgtATTGCATAGACATTGCGCgattacaatttttttggttgtTTACTTATTTGCggtgtttattttatttcttgtCAGTCATTATCAGGGAAGCGgtatttgtttgattttctttcccGTCATTATAATCGGTTTCACTTAATTTCTGGATtcgttttatttattctcCTTAATTATCacttaattcattaatatatcttttttactttttttttggaaagaagCTTTTACAATCACAATTCTTAGAGCAATGGCTGTGATCACGGAAGAGAACtctaataatttattttgcaCAGATTCATTGGAATTAACCTCGGTATGTTTTCTgcctttaatttttttagttatctttttttctttaaaaaaaagaatagaaaaaaatccttatttttctaaatattcaaatatGGTGTACGCTAACTAATGATATTAGAATAAACAGGATGATCAAGTTATTTCGAATTACTTAAAGCCCGTCCGTTCATACCCCTACATTAAATATTCTCGAAGTAGCTTATTATTAACGGCATCTACAACTTTACCCGAAAACTTTGTGATTTCATTTACCAACTCCATTGAGAGTGAAGAGAGCGATAAATCTGATTACCTTCTCGATCATGCTCATAGCTTACAGGAATTATCGACTACTCACTCATCACTATCAAGCACTTTAACATCTATGTCGGAAGAGTCATCTTCCACAGAATCGAAATTTGCTACCCTTAATGATGGCATAAATGGTGGTAATCCATATAGCAGACTTTATCGAAAAAATCCATCTTCTGATCCAAACGATATCCCACCTCAGTTTCACTTTAAAAAGAAGTCTAAATCATTTTATAGTAGCATGTATGATAAGATGAAGATCAGAATTAATATCCTTCCGAACGGAAACgacaattttataaaaaaacgGAACTCCGGCTTCGCTCTGGCGCCTATTGCTTGCTACAATCATACTTCTGATCTTCGAAAATTGCTGAAACACAAAGTAACTGGTAGCAATGCTAGCATCTTTAAGAGAATCAACCCGAGATCAAGAAAGAGAGTTGTAAACCCGGAATGTTCCGTAACTGATACACCTTATGGAAAGTTAAATAATGTCATTGGGGAGGGAGCGAGCTCTTTCATTCGGGTCATTAATGATCGAAACAAATTGCCAATTTACGTTGCCAAAGTATTTCGTCCTCCATTAGATACCTCATTACTGCGCAGGTATGTACGTTATTTCATTGCAGAGTACACTTTTGCGTCGACACTCAGGCATCCCAATATCATCAAGGTATTAGACATTATATACAAAAGGCATactattttacaaataattGAGTATGTTCCTTATGATCTTTTTACCTTTATTACCAAAGGTCATTGCTCTGCTTTAAAAGCTGatcaaatgttttttcaattgttaGATGGCGTGGCTTATATGCATTCCCTTGGCATTGCTCATCGTGATATAAAATTAGATAATATTATGCTcgatgaaaatttaaatgttaagattattgattttggtactgcttttgtttttcattatcCATTTGAATCAACCACTCTGATGTCTGATGGTGTAGTCGGTTCAAAACCATATGTTGCTCCCGAAGTTCTTACTCAGAAACCATATGATCCGAGCGCTGTAGATGTTTGGTCTTGTGCAATTGTTTACTGTTGTATTGCTTTAAAGAGATTTCCATGGAAAGTGCCGCATACATCGGATAAAcgttttaatttatacGTTACTCAACGAAATGACCCTAACACGAAAAGCCAATTGATAGAATCTTTACCGATGAACTCAAGAGATACGATTTATCATATGCTGGACATTGATTTTAATACAAGATGTAGCATTTCGGGAGCACGAAGCACTACATGGATGCAACAAGTTCGGAAAACTCTAATCTAAGGAGAATTTGTCTACTTTAGAGATttttatctatttattttttttatgatgtTAAGGATTATGAAGTCCCTTTAATGATCGCTATTAACTTATAAAGGGCAAGGACGTTGAAGTGTTCACTTGTAGACGCTTTACTTCATCGTGAACTTGAGCAAATCTATTACTAAGAGCCATGAATAATTTGTGCTCCTCTTTGATAGTTTTCAGTAATGCTAGATAGTTAATACAAgttttacaaattaaaGGCATACCCTCGGGACTATTATTCTGTGGCGTAGTCTCAACTTGCTCCAAATGTTGTTCAAGTTCACCAATAGTGGCAGCATACAGATCTGTACGTTTCTTAGCGTTTTCTGTAAATTGCTCAAAGTAGTTCATTAGGGGATCGTTTGACGCGAAGGGATAGGTTGCGCCAGGTGTTTTAAAAACGTCCAAAATACGTGAACTAATGCGAGCATTCGAAGTATCTTCGTCAACTACACGCTTCGTAGTTTCAATTTCGTCGGAATCAATTAAAAGTGCAGTCGAGACAGAAGATAAACGCTTTATTTTAGTtagaaacaaataaaacttgGAGATAATAGAAGGAAATAACTCACTCTCTGTACTTCAGCGACATCATTAGGGACGGATTCAACCAATTCGGAAACAGTCCCCAACTTAGTTTGTAGTTCCTCTGCAAGTTGGATTTGgctaaaaatttctttgctaCGGACATGATTAGAACAAATTTTGTACATAAGGTAACACATACTCTAAGtcatctaaaaatttttgagtaTTAGCGTTTAAGCTCGAGTATCTCGTCGTTGCATTAATAGCTGGATTAGAAGGGAGTTGcctgtttttttgttaatgaaaaaaaaatttaataattaactTACGTTGTTGACGGTTGCTGCTGAGCTGCAGAAAAGAATGGAGTAGTTTGAGTATTATTGCTTAAACCAAAACCAGTTGAACCAGACGGTTGTGTGGATTGACCAAAAAGGCCAGCGGAAGCTGGTTGTGTAGAAAATTGACCAAAAGTCGAAGTATTAGGGCGGTTTTGATCAAATAGACCTCCTGTAGTTCCGATGTTAGACTGTCCGAAAAGAGAAGTATTTGCTTGAGCAGGCTGTGTTTGCGATTGTGTTTGATTTTGACCAGATAATCCAAATAATCCTCCAGTAGGGGCTGCTTGAGCAGGTTGTGCTTGTGTTTGATTCTGATTGAACAAACCACCAGGTGCTTGAGGTTTAGTAGTGGAAGCTCCAAACAGGCTGCCACCAGGTGCCGCTTGAGGGTTTTGTCCAAACAAATTTAGGCCGGGGGTAGTAGATGTAGCGTTTGGCTTATTTCCAAACAAGCTTCCACCAGTTTGAGGTTTTGTTTGACCAAAAGCTCCTCCTGTTACGCCTCCAAACCCAGTCGAAGCGGGCGTATTGGCCTGCGTATTGTTACCAAAAGtattagaagaaaaaagtccTGTGCCTGCAGAAGTACCAGTATCTGAAAAGGTTAATATATGAATAAGCACAAAATTCGAAAAGTAAACTTGAAGACTTGTTCACCTAAAGAAACATACTTTGGTTTTGGGTTCCTGTGGACCCAAATGAGggtgttttatttaaccCGAACATTGCTTAAAGTATTAATACACGAATGTCCCTAGTGTAAATACCATGCAAAGATTATCATGAAAAACCACTCAGGTTatcttttctaaaaaggGTAATTGTAGAATCACAATCAATgattaatattataattaaGCAAAGATGGAAAAGATTAGTTATCTAAAGTTTCAAATTGAACTAGCTTTCAGGGTATCGTATAGTCAAATACTGCTGTGTTCGCAGAGCAAATTCAATTGTTAGTGTTAACTACAATGTGGCTCACTAAGTTGGCTTTCACGAGTGTTGGTCTGTTTCAACCCGTTTTAGcgcaaaatatttttaccCAGGTAAATGAAGTACGCTATGAAGTCCACTAGTATATACCGTACAACTCGGTACAATGTTTAGTGGACTAATGGCCCTAAGTGgtaaagaagaaggaatCCATAATTTCAGGTGCGAGACTCAGTCAATGAATGGACTTGCCCCATATACATTTTAGAAGTGGGTTTTTACTATGTCAAATGCTGATCAGCACATGGATGTTGATGAGGATGAATATTTATATGGAGAAACCATAGAGGAACGGAATGATGGAGTTACAGTGTCAAATGCCAAGTCACCAGAGCAAGCAAGTGAAGAAAGCGATGATTCAGTAAgatttcaattaaaatgaTACTGCTAACTGCTAATTTTGTAGGATATTGAATTTATCATTGAAACAAAGCCAGGTGAAAGAGCAGAACCATTAGGGTATGTAAACcaaaataattgatttCAGATTATACTAATAATGTTAGTGGATCGATTGCAACATTAGGTTCAACCCGACCTTCTGCTAAACCTCAAGTAGAGAAAACTGCTGTCGAAGTAAAAACTACAGAACCCCAAGATTTATCGACAGCAGAAACTGCACCTAAAGTTGACATTGACGCTGTTCCTACAATTGATGgtaaaaacatttttgagATTGATTTGGAGTCTTTTGATGATAAACCATGGCGCAAGCCTGGTGCAGATATCTCAGATTATTTTAACTATggatttgatgaatttacATGGGCTGCTTACTGTGCCAAACAAACGACTTTGCGTGACGACTTTAGCCCCCAAAAATTTATGGCAAGTCTTGCTCAGATCCCGGGTCCTTTACCTTCTGGCAACGTACCATCACCTGCCGAGTTTCAAGCTATGATGGCTTCTGGATTTCCTCCATTTATGCCTATTCCTCCGCCTATTGGAGGCCCACAAGAGGATATGGGGTACTCGCGCAATTTTCCAGTCCATGCATCTTCAAACTATAATACTACACATACATCTGGTGGTGGTGTTCATTCAGGTGCAGCTACACCTAATGCGTATGTAAATAACAATCCTTCATCTTCTAGACGTGAAAGTGAAAGTCCAGCGAATTCCCCTAATATTACATCGAGTGCTGGTATGACGCATGCACAACCTACTCATAATCCTACATCGAGTTATGGGAATGGAGCCTCTACGAACTATAATGCCTCAAGACCTCCTAGTAACCATCCTCACAGTAGCAACTATCCTTCCTCATCAAGGCGAAAACCATCTCCGGACAGATACTCCAACTACTCCTCTAGAGGTTCTGGCGGCCGATATCGACGCAACAGATATTAAGATAAATACAATAACGTTTGTGTATGCAAATCTTAGGAGAATCGTTTTAATTGTATGCTATGGGGTGTCGACTACTTCTACAAGGACAACGGTTTCAAAAGTTAAAAGCTGGTGaatgaaataatattcATAAGATCATAAACATGTATACTCATCATTACTATGGAATTCTGTATTAACAACATAAAATCAAAACTGAAGATACTTCAGACACATCAAAGCAATGACGGGTAATCAACTGGGCAGCAATTAAGCTTGGGTTTCatcatcaatttcttcaaggGCTCTTTGGGCGCGGGTTTTGGCTTGCTTGGATACATTAGGATTATGCATAGTAGCTTTATAACCTCCTCGGACATTTTCAATGTTCTTGCCCTCAAGTTGATCTTCTTCGACCAAATCACCTGTTTTCATAGGATCATCAACAAAACCCGACTCATCTCCCAACACATTTAGACCCTCCTCGTTGTCAAAGTCTGCATCCTCATCATAATCACCGAGATCCTCATAATCAAGATCACGGCCTCCAGCTTGAGCGGAATAATCACCAGTCTCTTGGCCGGAAGAATGACTTTCTATATAGTCTTCGGCTCTTTCTTTGGCTTGTTGTGATACATTGGGATTGTGTAGGGTGGCTTTCTTGCCAGCGAGAACACGATTAGGATCAGGCattgtttataaataaaattggaGTTCTTTCtgatttaataaaacgGCTTACAAAAAGTACTACGGTGCGAAATATTACTTCTTGAAAATTCGAATCGATAGTGATGTACCCCGTGCTctatatataatatttgtaaGAGTCCTCGGAAATTGTGacatcaatttattttccatcCCATTCAGCATTTCGTAATGAGAATTGCAATCgtatttttgcttttgggTTAATTCAGCGACAAATTAGCCCATTTGATTTTACGTAGACTATTTCGCTCAACAGATGATGCGGTACATCCGCTTTTCACTCGTTAATTGAAAGTAATTGAAACTAGCAGCTCTATCGATGCCATCATGTGGCGATGTGTAAAGTCTATATTTCATTCTCACGTAAAGTAGCATAATCCTTTGACATTCGCTATGTGGCAGACGGGTATCACGACTAAGCGGATGACAAACGGTGTCGGGCATAAAATATGGGATATCATCCCGAGCTAGTTGAAGCCAAAATCATGTAAGTATTAAAATTGGAATTTGTTGCTTCAATTGATGTCTGAAATTCTTTACCTCTCTATCACAACACATGTAAGGAGCGGTATAGATATGCGAAGCAATCCGCTATAAGTGGTTGCAATGAAGCAaaagcaataaaataatcaacTGAATGAACCATTTTCATCtgaataaacaataataaaaggaaCCCTTTCAAATCGAGTGTATGGTAAGATGTTAATTAGATGGAATAAGCAGCCTCGACACATTTAATCGGCGAGAAGAAAACTAGTTTAGCAGTTTACAGTTATATATGAAATTACTATTTTAAGTATCTGtagatttcaaaaagacAGAAATATAAGTTCATCAATTATACCTACGCAATTGAAACACTTTCTCTAATGTCAAATGTGTTAATCTTTGGGCTTAAACAACTGTAGTTGAGTTACTCGAAAGATTCGCAGAATGCAACCTACTTGATATATTTAACAGGAGTGAATATTATTGGAGAAATTATAATGCAAATGATAAGAATTTCTCAGCATTCTTTAACATCTTTTCTCAAAATGCTCAACTGCTCTGAACAAGAATTGCTCACACTTCTCAAGCACCTCCACTAATATTAATGTTAATAATCACGATGCCAatcgaagaaaaatttgaaagaaaaataagcaGACTAAAACAGAGTTTATGTGCTACAAAATCCaaggaaacaaaatattCGTTTAGGAATTACTATTATTTCCAGGAATTTCGTTTCCtttatctattttttacttacacAAGGACCTTGTTAATGGGAATATGAATGAGTTTGATGATATAACCAATGAGACCCATAAGAACAAAACCAGTTGCAACGGCCTTAGAAATGCTCAAGAACTCTGTTCTATTAGTAATAGCTCGTAtgaataattattttgctAGGGTATGAAAGAGAAGATAATAGCAAACTCTCAATTTCATTGAGTATTCATTATAACTACGATACCTTTGCGGTCAGGCTTAACGCAACGCTTGATAAAATGTGAACCCTCTTTGTAAAAGTTCTTTGGGATTTGGAAAAGATCGTCAGCGTTGTCagccatttttttaattaacaGGGTTCTGTTGTTTGTAAGTTTCAAGATGTAGTCTGCCTACACAGGAGTCTTCACGTTCTAATACGTTTGAATCTATTTACGCAACTTAACATTATCCTTATTATGATTAGCAACAACCACTGCCAAGCTGTTTGTAAATTGCTATTACGCTATACATTGCACTCGTAAGATATCATCGCTGGTACATTAGTTGGTTTACACCAGTAGTTAATCAATATTGAGTATTATGTTCAATTGCAATACTGTGAATGAGAACAAACTCGTGTCTGTTGGCCATTTGTATATCACCTACGTGTTGTACAAAGACTGGGTTAAAAGGGAAAGCATAGAGCAGTCTAACGTCGCATTTatatgttttcaaaaaggcGTAGTTAATGCAATCAGCAAATTGTGCCTATTACTATAGATATGGTAGCTTAATAGTATTGAATTGTCAATAACATGAGTCTATAAACTGGGATAAAAGCTATATGTATTTAGACTGGTAGGTTAAATATCAAATCGCATTTGAAgtgaaaaagatttataGGTCTTGTGAATTCTTAATATAGGCAAATGATATCATAGTTTATCAAACAGTTTTTAaactattaaattttacCCTTATTAAGAATAAAACTGAATACAAGTCGTTTTTTAGTACCTTGTAGTGAGAAATTATTAGCTCCTTACTGTGTATACAATTTAATCAAACCTTTTTACCAACTTCGAGAGAACAGGAATAACTTCAAAACATCGCTTaacataattaaattacaTAACATTTGACAAGTTACTACTTTTTTAGCTATTTGCGAGATAAACAATTGTCTAGCTACATAATACACTGATAAGTGCACctaaacaattttattgaaagacGATTGCTTAGCTAactttataataaaaatttttttccacaAAATTGACAACACTATTACACATAggaattattttcataagCATTTCGCATTAAAAGCACAGCATCAAATTTAGCTGAACAAACCATTTTGATGTTTGTAAATGTACAAGTATAATGggaggaaaaaaagatagaGACTTCCATTTATTTCCCgatttattatataaacTTTTCTTCTGTATTTTCATAAAGCATATAATGCTAAATCAACTGGACGTTGAGGAAGTCAGCTTTGCAAGAATATGGCGCCCATGTCGAGTGTTTTGAATTTTAGGAATCACATGAGATATGGAACGCAAtataagaaatttttgtgATTCATCAGCAACATTGAGAAATCGTTGCATAACATAGTTTGCATAACAATCGTCCAACAGCTGCTCAATGTTGGGGAAACTCAAAAATTCCTGTAACATCTGCTCTCGAGTGGAAGGAGACGCTGTCCGTATACACTGTTCGATAGCATTTGAgctgaatttttgaagagaaAGCTTGCAAATgttaccaaaaaatttctcaatGATTCGCTCTGTGTAAGGTTGAATATTTAACTCTAGTACATGCTGTACAAGATAATTACCATAAGCATTCTGAACCAGCAGTAAACAACTTTTGATGATTGAATTCACCAAACGTTCTTGTATATCGCCGTTAGTGCGATCCAAGCACCTTTGCAAAATACAACAGCCATGCCTGTTTGTAGCTaaagtaattaaattttcttccatGGACAAAAACAGTGGTTCAAGTTTTTCAGGAGGGAATTTCGCAATGCATTTTTGCAACACATGCGTGCCGTTATTGTCGCAAGCTAAAGTTGTTAACGATGGTATAATGATTTTTAGGAGCAAAGAAATTTGCTCGTTTGAAGttaatttatcaataatGTTTTGCATGGAGCGCGTTCCGTATAAGTTAGAGCAGATATCTACAATGCCTTCGCCGATTCCATTTAACATGGAAAGCTTTTGCTCCCTAGAAGCGTAAACAAACAGCTTTTGACACATATAATTTCCAAATGGATCTATCATGAGTTGCACTACCGACTGTCGGATTTCTGGGAAAAAAAGGGAGGCATTTACTTTTGGATTTTCGTCTAATAACTTTTGTAAGTATCGACAACCATATTGGTCTTTGCAAATGGTGCTCAAGTGCCCTAAAAAACCAACTAAATGAGGAATTTGATTATCCTGCGACTTTTTCTTccctttatttttcaataaatttgacAGGTCATCACTTTTTTCACCAGTGAGTTTGGCAGACAATGGCACTTTAGAATAATTTGAGGTCGAGTGACTTCCAAAAAAACTGTTCACAGTTTTTCCCAAagttgctttttcttttggctTAGCAggtcctttttttttctttttattgtcATCTACATACGGATGCTCGCCAACGGTTTGATTATTACGATTTTTCGTTGATACATTGGTTGGATCGTTATCCATTGATAAGGAAGAGTGATGGTTGTCATTTTGGAGCACGTTTTCAGAGCGAAGAATTGGATTTAACTGAGATAGAGCGTTGAGTTTCTTTGAATGCACATCAACTTTCGAATGTAACTTTCGACTTTCTAAAGGTTGAAGAGAACTAGGTTGATAAGGAGAAGGAATACGACTTGGATCTAAATGATCAGGGAAATGAGAAAGCTGATCAGTCTCAATTCGATGGTTTTGTTGACGATTTTGGAGTAAGGATGAGTCGGATTGGATTTTAGTAAAGTCAGTGGAATAGTTTTTCGAATTCGTAGAAAGGGATACGT
This portion of the Schizosaccharomyces pombe strain 972h- genome assembly, chromosome: I genome encodes:
- the ppk8 gene encoding serine/threonine protein kinase Ppk8; amino-acid sequence: MAVITEENSNNLFCTDSLELTSNKQDDQVISNYLKPVRSYPYIKYSRSSLLLTASTTLPENFVISFTNSIESEESDKSDYLLDHAHSLQELSTTHSSLSSTLTSMSEESSSTESKFATLNDGINGGNPYSRLYRKNPSSDPNDIPPQFHFKKKSKSFYSSMYDKMKIRINILPNGNDNFIKKRNSGFALAPIACYNHTSDLRKLLKHKVTGSNASIFKRINPRSRKRVVNPECSVTDTPYGKLNNVIGEGASSFIRVINDRNKLPIYVAKVFRPPLDTSLLRRYVRYFIAEYTFASTLRHPNIIKVLDIIYKRHTILQIIEYVPYDLFTFITKGHCSALKADQMFFQLLDGVAYMHSLGIAHRDIKLDNIMLDENLNVKIIDFGTAFVFHYPFESTTLMSDGVVGSKPYVAPEVLTQKPYDPSAVDVWSCAIVYCCIALKRFPWKVPHTSDKRFNLYVTQRNDPNTKSQLIESLPMNSRDTIYHMLDIDFNTRCSISGARSTTWMQQVRKTLI
- the nup45 gene encoding nucleoporin Nup45; the encoded protein is MFGLNKTPSFGSTGTQNQNTGTSAGTGLFSSNTFGNNTQANTPASTGFGGVTGGAFGQTKPQTGGSLFGNKPNATSTTPGLNLFGQNPQAAPGGSLFGASTTKPQAPGGLFNQNQTQAQPAQAAPTGGLFGLSGQNQTQSQTQPAQANTSLFGQSNIGTTGGLFDQNRPNTSTFGQFSTQPASAGLFGQSTQPSGSTGFGLSNNTQTTPFFSAAQQQPSTTQLPSNPAINATTRYSSLNANTQKFLDDLDKEIFSQIQLAEELQTKLGTVSELVESVPNDVAEVQRRLSSVSTALLIDSDEIETTKRVVDEDTSNARISSRILDVFKTPGATYPFASNDPLMNYFEQFTENAKKRTDLYAATIGELEQHLEQVETTPQNNSPEALLKTIKEEHKLFMALSNRFAQVHDEVKRLQVNTSTSLPFIS
- the iss1 gene encoding fip1-like pre-mRNA polyadenylation factor, producing the protein MSNADQHMDVDEDEYLYGETIEERNDGVTVSNAKSPEQASEESDDSDIEFIIETKPGERAEPLGGSIATLGSTRPSAKPQVEKTAVEVKTTEPQDLSTAETAPKVDIDAVPTIDGKNIFEIDLESFDDKPWRKPGADISDYFNYGFDEFTWAAYCAKQTTLRDDFSPQKFMASLAQIPGPLPSGNVPSPAEFQAMMASGFPPFMPIPPPIGGPQEDMGYSRNFPVHASSNYNTTHTSGGGVHSGAATPNAYVNNNPSSSRRESESPANSPNITSSAGMTHAQPTHNPTSSYGNGASTNYNASRPPSNHPHSSNYPSSSRRKPSPDRYSNYSSRGSGGRYRRNRY
- the cum1 gene encoding protein cum1, coding for MPDPNRVLAGKKATLHNPNVSQQAKERAEDYIESHSSGQETGDYSAQAGGRDLDYEDLGDYDEDADFDNEEGLNVLGDESGFVDDPMKTGDLVEEDQLEGKNIENVRGGYKATMHNPNVSKQAKTRAQRALEEIDDETQA
- the sss1 gene encoding translocon gamma subunit Sss1, with amino-acid sequence MADNADDLFQIPKNFYKEGSHFIKRCVKPDRKEFLSISKAVATGFVLMGLIGYIIKLIHIPINKVLVGGA
- the puf5 gene encoding pumilio family RNA-binding protein Puf5, with protein sequence MVNRDAYNELNLNKKSQETNRKPSPLSSYTSISRELDYANQSPFSSNSFSPTELKARTSATFDVRSASTSPINASDFHKYSHDPFQRLFKAKGNASFSKTKSFPSSVTYSPSEETFPLTSGMNKSVHEYPFTLSESAISSSHKSSIPERRNFDSSVSVSNPLLHWNNVDTLLRDGSLENVNNSRQDQFLPYKTFSSTISNSDFLHRESSFSSLIDEESKLASLRNLNINDRPPLPVLKNSERNLLHRQLLSNHPFFSQNNVSLSTNSKNYSTDFTKIQSDSSLLQNRQQNHRIETDQLSHFPDHLDPSRIPSPYQPSSLQPLESRKLHSKVDVHSKKLNALSQLNPILRSENVLQNDNHHSSLSMDNDPTNVSTKNRNNQTVGEHPYVDDNKKKKKGPAKPKEKATLGKTVNSFFGSHSTSNYSKVPLSAKLTGEKSDDLSNLLKNKGKKKSQDNQIPHLVGFLGHLSTICKDQYGCRYLQKLLDENPKVNASLFFPEIRQSVVQLMIDPFGNYMCQKLFVYASREQKLSMLNGIGEGIVDICSNLYGTRSMQNIIDKLTSNEQISLLLKIIIPSLTTLACDNNGTHVLQKCIAKFPPEKLEPLFLSMEENLITLATNRHGCCILQRCLDRTNGDIQERLVNSIIKSCLLLVQNAYGNYLVQHVLELNIQPYTERIIEKFFGNICKLSLQKFSSNAIEQCIRTASPSTREQMLQEFLSFPNIEQLLDDCYANYVMQRFLNVADESQKFLILRSISHVIPKIQNTRHGRHILAKLTSSTSS